Within Bifidobacterium dentium JCM 1195 = DSM 20436, the genomic segment CCGCATCCGGCAACCCACGTCATCCGAAGCGCGCAGCGAGTCGGCGATGGCGTGGTGAGAAACGGATGCTATTGAATTCTACGCACGAGCTGGCGCAATGCTTCGGCCACCGCTTCGGGATGCTCGTATGCGCTGAAGTGTCCGCAATCACTGATTACGGTGAAGTCCACGGTCGTGCCGGTCATCGCATCCGCTACCGGACCCATCACTTCGGGTGGACTTGACGGGTCCTTGTCGCCGCAGATCACCGCGCTTGGTGCGCTTACCTTCGCCAGCACGTCGTTCAGGTCAGGGCGTCCTGCGGCCATGCGTTCGCGCCAGGCGATGCCGGCTGCCGGCTGCTCATTGATCCACAGCGTGAATTGGCGAGCGTATTCGGCGGATTGCTTGATGCTGGAGTCCGTCTCGTTTGCCACGGCGAATCCCATCACCGGATCATGCGTGCCGGTGGCTTCGCATTCGTCGGCGATGGCGATGCGCCTGCCACGCATCGCCGCCGAATCCGCATCGCCTTTTGTGTCACATAGGGCGAGGCCCGCCACCGCTTCGGGATGCAGTCGCTGAATGTCAAGGATCAGATAGCCTCCCATGGAAAGGCCCACCCAGATGGCCTTCTCATGGCCGGCCTCACGAATCATGTCCACGTATGCGTCCGCCATGCGATCAAGGGCATGCGGGAACGTGCCGTCCGCGTCCTTGCCTCCGCTGGCTTCGTCACTCGGAATCGGTCCTTCGCCCGCACCGGGCATGTCCGGTGCCCAGATCGGGAAGCGTGTCATACCGTGCTCGTCGCAGATTCGCGCGAGTGCGGCGGCGCACTGGTCCCACATGCGGTGATCCACCGGAAATCCGTGCACCAACACCACGGGAATCCCCTCCCCTTCGCGATACACGGTGTTCTTCAATTCAATCCCCATGTCATGCTCCAATCCGTCTCGCGTCATCTGCCGGCCCATGCCAGCGCCTGCCTCACAATCGTTCCATATCCATTGCCCATCTGCCCGAGGAACGTGTCAAGCATCGCACCGTTCGGATCGACCCATTCCACATCCAGCGTCTCGTCCTGAGGTCTGCAGTCACCGGCGATCGGCACTACGTAGCACAGTGCAATCGCATGCTGCCGGGCGTCGAAATAATCCGAGATGCCGGGCGTGGGGAAGAATTCCGCCACCGTGAACGGCTGCAGGCTGGACGGCAGCACCGGCAAGGCGATATCTCCCAGATCCTTGGCGACGTTGCGGGCGATCGCCTCACGAATCGACTCATGGTAGAGCACGCGCCCGGCAATCAGCGTCCGTTCGATGCTGCCGTCATCGGAGACACGCAGCAGGGAACCGACCTGCGCGACGCGGCCGAGTTCATCGGTGCGCACCGGCACGATCTGCACGTAGGGAATCGGCATTTCGTTGCGCATGCGGTTGATTTCATCGGAGCCGAGCCATCCGGGAGGATTGCCCGTTCCGCGGATGAAATCCTCCGGTGTGATGTCGTCGAATTCACCGCGCCTGCGTCCGGCATCGAAATCGCCCTCGTCGGGCACCTCATCATTCATCACTGGCATGCCTCCCATTATCGCGCACCTCGCGTAACGTTCAAGCCTTTTTCGTTCCTCCCATAGCGGACACCGGAATGCAAGACGAATGCCGGAGGTTATATACTGCACCACACGCGAATGTAAGGAGCAGCTATGGCAACGCATGCAGTCACCTCTGAGAACTTCAACGAGGTCATCGAGGGCAACGATCTCGTATTCGTGGATTTCTGGGCCACCTGGTGCGGCCCGTGCCGCGCGTTCGGACCGACTTTCGAAAAGGCGAGCGAAGCGAACCCCGACATCTATTTCGCCAAGGTCGATATCGATCAGAATCCTGATCTCGCTCAGGCGGCCAAGGTACAGGCCGTTCCGACGCTGATGGTCGTCAAGAAGCAGCAGATCGTGTTCCAGCAGGCCGGCGCCCTGCGCGCCTCCGATCTGGATGATCTGATCGGACAGGCCAAGGCGTTGGATGTGAACGCCGCAGCTTCCGGCCGCACCGGAGCCGAACAGTAGGCGGAAGTACCCCCACAACGGCAATGCACGCCCGTCGCGATCGACAAGACATGATTGCGACGGGCGTTCGCATGTACCCCCGTGTATCTTCGGCTGCCGATAATCGAGCGCTTAGGGTAAACTGCTCTTTTAGATGCGCGCATTCCGGCGAAGCCTTTGCGGCCGCGTGCAGAACCCGAATTCGTCGAGGCCCATGAAGTCGCTTTATAGGAGCAGAATGGCTAACCACAGCAAGCATGGACGCCCGTTTACCCTGAGCCTGCCGAACAGGTCCCAGTGTGTGAAGATCGTCGCAACGTTCGCGGCGGTGGGGCTGCTGGCTACCGGTGGCATTATTTCACGTAGTTTCTATACGTCATCCACCCAGGCGGAGCCGACCACGCGTGTCACCGCCTATTCCGCCACCGATGCCGAAGCGTCCCGTGGCAACGCCCGTGAGGCTCTCGGCGGTGATACCGCATATGTCACCGTGAAGATCAACGGCAAGTCCCGCGTGGTGCCGGGCACCAATTTCACCAACGTCAAGTCCGTGCTGGAAGCCGGCAACATCACGCTTGAACCGGAAGACACCGTCTCCCCGTCGCTGACCACCAAAGTCGATGAGAAGACCGTAATCACCGTCAGCCGTGCAGGTGCTTCCGTCGAGGTCTCCGACTCGTCGATCGCATTCAATGTCGTGAAGAAGGAGACTTCCTCCCTGCCGAAGGGCCAGGAGAAGGTCGAGACCGAAGGCGAGGAAGGCGTGATGGAATCCACGAACCTCGTAACTCGCTCCGGTGACACCGTCATCTCCTCGAATATGATCAGCTCGTACGTGAAGAAAGCTCCGGTCGACAAGGTGGTTCTCGTCGGTACCGGCTCCACTTCCACGTCATCGTCGTCTTCTTCGTCCAGCAGCACCGCTTCGGTCGGGACCACCGTGCCGGCTGGCGAGATGCAGCAGT encodes:
- a CDS encoding alpha/beta fold hydrolase, which gives rise to MGIELKNTVYREGEGIPVVLVHGFPVDHRMWDQCAAALARICDEHGMTRFPIWAPDMPGAGEGPIPSDEASGGKDADGTFPHALDRMADAYVDMIREAGHEKAIWVGLSMGGYLILDIQRLHPEAVAGLALCDTKGDADSAAMRGRRIAIADECEATGTHDPVMGFAVANETDSSIKQSAEYARQFTLWINEQPAAGIAWRERMAAGRPDLNDVLAKVSAPSAVICGDKDPSSPPEVMGPVADAMTGTTVDFTVISDCGHFSAYEHPEAVAEALRQLVRRIQ
- a CDS encoding NUDIX hydrolase family protein; this translates as MPVMNDEVPDEGDFDAGRRRGEFDDITPEDFIRGTGNPPGWLGSDEINRMRNEMPIPYVQIVPVRTDELGRVAQVGSLLRVSDDGSIERTLIAGRVLYHESIREAIARNVAKDLGDIALPVLPSSLQPFTVAEFFPTPGISDYFDARQHAIALCYVVPIAGDCRPQDETLDVEWVDPNGAMLDTFLGQMGNGYGTIVRQALAWAGR
- the trxA gene encoding thioredoxin translates to MATHAVTSENFNEVIEGNDLVFVDFWATWCGPCRAFGPTFEKASEANPDIYFAKVDIDQNPDLAQAAKVQAVPTLMVVKKQQIVFQQAGALRASDLDDLIGQAKALDVNAAASGRTGAEQ
- a CDS encoding aggregation-promoting factor C-terminal-like domain-containing protein, with the protein product MANHSKHGRPFTLSLPNRSQCVKIVATFAAVGLLATGGIISRSFYTSSTQAEPTTRVTAYSATDAEASRGNAREALGGDTAYVTVKINGKSRVVPGTNFTNVKSVLEAGNITLEPEDTVSPSLTTKVDEKTVITVSRAGASVEVSDSSIAFNVVKKETSSLPKGQEKVETEGEEGVMESTNLVTRSGDTVISSNMISSYVKKAPVDKVVLVGTGSTSTSSSSSSSSSTASVGTTVPAGEMQQWAHDYLISNGYTEADFTATVYIISHESGWSVSATNPSSGAYGLPQALPGSKMVSAGADWATNYQTQLKWFWGYCASRYGSIQGAYSYWLAHKCY